A window of the Narcine bancroftii isolate sNarBan1 chromosome 4, sNarBan1.hap1, whole genome shotgun sequence genome harbors these coding sequences:
- the LOC138761700 gene encoding protein S100-B-like, with translation MSDLENALVTIIETFHKYSGKEGDKLKLKKADLKNLINNELSNFIGDIKDPETLDKLMETLDTDGDAECDFQEFVTFISMVTTACHEFFVQKDE, from the exons ATGTCTGACCTGGAGAATGCCTTGGTGACAATTATTGAAACTTTCCACAAATATAGTGGGAAGGAGGGCGATAAGCTGAAGCTGAAGAAGGCAGACCTGAAGAATCTCATTAACAACGAGCTCAGCAACTTCATTGGG GACATCAAGGACCCAGAGACCCTGGACAAGCTGATGGAAACTCTCGACACTGATGGTGATGCCGAGTGTGACTTTCAGGAGTTTGTTACCTTCATTAGCATGGTAACCACAGCATGTCACGAGTTTTTTGTGCAGAAGGATGAATAG